The Indicator indicator isolate 239-I01 chromosome 32, UM_Iind_1.1, whole genome shotgun sequence genome contains a region encoding:
- the CCNL2 gene encoding cyclin-L2 isoform X2, whose translation MNDSLRTDVFVRFQPESIACACIYLAARTLEIPLPNRPHWFLLFGATEEEIQEICLKILQLYTRKKVDLSDLESKVEKKKLAIEEAKAQAKGLVPEGAPSLDNTSGFSPIPKNESPKEVKGNKPSPLPVQAMKNAKRKTEAAKRTSSNSPVNGVQKGRESRSRSGSRDQSYSRSPSRSASPKHRKSESYSTSSGSKSHSRSRSRSDSPPRQFNHGSSYKGSKVRSYKKSKDYKYSAHKGRKSCSRSSSRSRSRSRERSDHSGKYKKKSHYYRAQRHERERSYERAAHRYDRDHPGHSRHRR comes from the exons ATGAATGATAGCCTGAGAACAGATGTCTTTGTACGATTCCAGCCAGAGAGCATTGCCTGTGCATGCATTTACCTTGCAGCTAGGACCCTGGAG aTTCCACTTCCCAACCGTCCACACTGGTTTTTACTTTTTGGAGCAACAGAGGAAGAAATCCAAGAAATCTGCTTAAAAATTTTGCAGCTCTACACTCGGAAAAAG GTTGATCTGTCTGATCTGGAAAGTAAagtagaaaagaagaaattggcAATtgaagaggcaaaagcacaaGCTAAAGGTCTGGTACCTGAGGGAGCCCCAAGTCTGGATAATACATCAGGATTTTCCCCTATCCCAAAAAATG AGTCTCCAAAAGAAGTTAAAGGAAATAAACCTTCACCGCTACCTGTGCAGGCGATGAAGAATgctaaaaggaaaacagaggcaGCAAAAAGAACAAGTTCAAACAGCCCAGTAAATGG CGTtcagaaagggagggaaagcagaagTCGAAGTGGAAGTCGAGATCAGAGTTACTCAAGGTCACCGTCCAGATCTGCATCTCCGAAGCACAG GAAAAGTGAAAGCTACTCCACCTCCAGCGGCTCCAAATCCCACAGCCGCTCCCGGAGCCGCAGCGATTCCCCTCCCAGGCAGTTCAACCACGGCTCCAGCTACAAAGGCTCCAAGGTGAGAAGCTACAAGAAATCCAAAGACTACAAATACTCTGCTCACAAAGGCAGGaagtcctgcagcaggagctcttCCCGCTCCAGGAGCCGCTCCAGGGAGCGCTCAGACCACTCTGGGAAGTACAAGAAGAAGAGTCACTACTACAGGGCGCAGCGGCACGAGCGGGAGCGCTCCTACGAGCGAGCCGCACACCGCTACGACCGAGACCACCCCGgccacagcaggcacaggaggtGA
- the LOC128977411 gene encoding C-factor-like, whose translation MAQPRCRSVLITGCSRGIGLGLVRGLAASSPSPDFVFATCRYPEKAQELQQLSKQYSNIKLLQLDVVCENSIKKVVKEVEEIVGDKGLNCLINNAGINVLASLEEVTAETMLTIYETNTVAQLMVTKAFLPLLRKAAKLSTGMGCHRAAIINMSSLAASMQLVQANEMFLKVYPYRIAKTALNMITRCLAADLKSDGILCISLHPGWLQTDMGGNMAPMQVQEAIPGILSVLDRLGEKENGSFLDWQGETLPW comes from the exons ATGGCCCAGCCGCGCTGCCGCTCCGTGCTCATCACCGGCTGCAGCCGGGGCAttgggctggggctggtgcGGGGGCTCGCAGCCTCCAGCCCCTCCCCGGATTTCGTCTTTGCGACCTGCCGGTACCCCGAAAAGGCGCAG gagctccagcagctgagcaagcAGTACAGCAATATCAAGCTCCTCCAACTGG atgtggtctgTGAGAACAGCATCAAGAAAGTAGTCAAGGAGGTAGAAGAAATTGTGGGAGACAAAGGTCTGAACTGCCTGATTAACAATGCTGGCATCAACGTGCTGGCTTCCTTGGAGGAGGTGACAGCAGAGACCATGCTCACCATCTATGAAACCAACACAGTTGCCCAGCTGATGGTCACCAAG GCATTCCTCCCGCTCCTGAGGAAGGCAGCCAAGCTGAGCACAGGAATGGGCTGCCACCGAGCTGCTATTATCAACATGTCCTCTCTTGCTGCCTCCATGCAGCTTGTCCAGGCAAATGAGATGTTCCTCAAGGTCTATCCCTACAGGATAGCAAAG ACTGCCCTGAACATGATCACCAGGTGTCTGGCTGCAGACTTGAAATCGGATGGGattctctgcatttctttgcatccaggctggcttCAGACAGATATGGGGGGAAACATG GCTCCCATGCAGGTGCAGGAGGCCATCCCAGGTATTCTCTCTGTCCTGGACCGTCTTGGTGAGAAAGAAAATGGTTCCTTCCTGGACTGGCAAGGGGAAACTCTCCCATGgtag